The DNA region CGAGCAATACCCTGCCAACTTATCCAGTGGTATGCCGGCTAATGCGGGAATCGGGAAATATTGAGGCGGGAAACATCACGATGGGTGCAGATTGGTTAGGTCGGCTTGGTTTAACGCATTATATGATTCTTTCATTTGATGCAAAGTAAAATATTTGCATCAAGCAATAGAGCGAATGTTTATGAAAAGCTAGGATAAATTTTGTTAAAAGGTTATCTGGAAAATGGATAACCTCACCTCTACAGAATATTTTCTGATAAAAATTTTGAACTGGAGTTTAGACTACGAAAAACTAACTTAGTCTTACAGAGTTGCAGTAAGGAGATAAATTGACACTGAGGTGGCATAGCTCAAGCTACCTTGATGTCATCTGTAGGGCAACAGTTGAGCTTGTTTGTTTGCTATGCAGTGTAGTTTGTTGTAACATTGTCTCAGTTTGGAAACCCACAAAGGGGTTATAGATATGAGGCTGTTGCATGAAACCTGCTTTCAATAAAGGGCAACTGACAACCTGGAAAGATGACAGAGGTTTTGGCTTCATTCAACCAGCCGACGGAAGTCAAGAAATTTTTTTGCACATTTCTGAACTGAAAGACTCGACTCGCCGGCCACAAGTAGGCGACACAATTTTTTATTATGCCATAGCTGAAGATGGCAAAGCTCGCGCTTGCAACGCCTTCATTTTAGGAGCAAGAAGTAAGCAAACTTCGACATCTTCTAATAACAAAGCTGCATCTAATAGTGAGTCCAAATCCCCATTTCCAGTGTTGGAGTTATTGCTTCTGTCAATTTTACCTTTGGTTGGCTCACTTCACTTGGTTTGGACGACAGCTAATCCGCTTCCGTTGATTTTCTATCCTGCGATGAGTCTATTAACTTTTATTTTGTATGCAGACGACAAGTCTCGCGCAAAGCGAGGGAAATGGAGAACCGCAGAAACAACGCTACATCTGTGTGAACTAGCGGGTGGATGGTTGGGAGGATTTGCCGCGCAACGAAGGCTTCACCACAAAAGCAGGAAGAAATCCTATCAGTTTGAGTTTTGGACAATTGTCACGCTTCACTATATTGTCTGGTTAGGTTGGTTATTTTTTGGCAAGCTTATAACACGTTAGTCTATGTTTCGGATATTACCTGCTGCCGTTCAGCTTTACCGTTATCTTGCTCTATACGCATAGCTTGCACTCATCCCGCTGGCTAGATCGGTCGAAAGGCAGTGCAAAGCCAGTTGAACATGACTTTATATCAATTTAAATTAATACCAGTTTTAATCTAAACTCCAGTTTAAAGATTAATTTCTTGATTTTGGCACTAAACGAGCAATCAGGGGACGCAGCAGCAGTGCCAAAGCCAAACCCAAGCACAAGTGCAGTACAATATCAAGGGCGCTGTAGGTTAAACCCATTACAGGCCAAGGCTTTATCCCATCTGGATGGGGTTGATTGAGAATAGATTCAATCGGTCGGGGATTGACGGCAGAGGAGACAACACTCACAGCAAAGCCGGCAGCGACAACAGCAACCCATATTTTTAAGTTGCGATCTCGTTCTTTTTCGGCTTCTTCATAGTCTTTTGCCTGTTCCTGCGCGTTGATTTCTATTATTACCCGAATCGCCTCAATCATTTGGTCAAATAATTGCTTACCGGGTTGTAAATAGCGCAAATCTATTTGAATTTGATTTTGAAGTTCTTTAGTTCGATTACAGAAATTCTCTAAAAAATCTAGCTTGTCTTCTGGTAAACTATGAGCGCGAATTTCCTCTAGCTTGGAGAAATACTTTTCAGTAATCGTAACAATTGTGGTGTTGTAATCGTCAATATCATGCAATAGCTTGTTATATTGAAATGCACTCGTTGGGATTTGCTTGAGGCGCTGTTTTAAATCTTCTAGCGTCTCTTCTTGAGATGTAGCAAAATCATCAGCTTTTTGGTTTAATTCTATATAAAGTTCTCGTGCTTTTTGATAGCATAAACGCGCTTGCTCAGTGGCAAAAAGAATTTTATGCCGGCAGTACAACAGTATAAAAATTGAATGATAAGCTTGTTCACCTAAATTCAACGTTGTCGGGTAACAGTCAAACCATACCAAAATATGACATTGATCCGCTGGGTTTTCGCTGCCCGTGTTATATTCAAAGATCGGACTGCCAAATAATTGACCTTCAGCTATCAAACTCACAGAAGTTTTTTCAGCATCTTTTAAAAAAGCTTCAATGCAAGCGTTAGCCAGAGTTTTATAATCGTCTGTATTATCAGATAATTCAGCAAAGATGAGCAAGGTTTGCCCAATAGATGCTTGAATAAAGTGGGGTAATAAGCAACCTTTGGAATTGAATCGGCCTAGTTGGTCTATTTCGACTGTTTCTCCGTAACGAAGAGTTAGATCAACTGCATCGGTATCCTGAATCTTTAAGGGATAAATTTCGCCAATAATTTCAAGCAAATCTGGCTGAGATTCAGACTTTAAACGCAGAAATGGTTCTTTGTCTGATTTATTAGCTTGATTTAATAAAGGAAAATATTCTGCTTTGTCGCCGGTAAATTCATCGAGATGGTTTTTTTCTTCTAAAAGTTCGTTCGGTAAAGATTGGAGTGCGGGAATTTGCAGATGTTTTCCCAAGGCAACACATCGCTGCCAAAGGTGATCTACATTGCCGGCAACTTCTTGAGAATTTTGGGATATTTCGTCACTCCAATGAAAAGCGTAGAGTGTGACACTAGGAGTATTGAGACGTGTATTGCTCATTAGTTTGAGTTTGAGTGTTTGGCAGATATCATATCTTTTAAAGGTAACCGCTTAGCTTGATAAGTTAACTTAAGCTGTTACAGATATTTAAGTTTTACACTTTTTACAGCTATTTAAATAATTTCTACTCAGGCGACCACTGCCAATGTGATAAATTAAAATCTTTACCTTCTATCGCCAAAGCACCCACATAATCGGCAGATGGAATTAAATGTAAAATAGACCACCGGCTGGCTGATTCAACATCACCGGCAACGCTCAACAATCGAGCCGGCTCATCTGGAAGAAACGAAACTTCAATTTGCTCTAGCGGTTTATATAAGCCATCCCCAATGGCTTTTAAAAACGCTTCCTTTCGCGTCCAGCAGTTTAAAAAAGCCGCTTGTTTCTCACTTGCCGGCATTCCCTGAAGTACCGCATATTCTCGCTGAGAAAAAAAGCTTTTCGCGATTGCTTCAGCATCAGGCATCGAACGTACCTGTTCCAGATCAATGCCAACTACCCGATCCAGTACGATTGCATAAAGAGCGAGTCCTTGTGAATGAGATAAATTAAAACAAACCCGCTCATTCATCAAAGCCGGCTTGCCACGTTTTTCATAACAAAACTGTATTTGACTTGGTGCGATCTCTAAATACCGGCTCAAAATATTTCTGAGTATCCCTCTGCCGGCAATAAAACGCTGCCGATCTCGCTCAAAGTAAAACCGCTTAGCGCGATCACCCTCGTCTGCTGAAAGCGTTTCCCGCAAATCATCAATCTGTTGTGCCGGCAGATCGAGTTCAGCAAGCCAAATGTGGACTTCATTTAAAGATAGCCTTAAGTCTGCCGGTGGCTGACACCACAAAATACTGTTTTGAACCATTTGTTATTAGTCGTGAGTCTTGTGTCAAGAATAACTGACAGCAGACACTTGACAAAGGCGCTTAAAATCACTTTTGAGTCTGCTGAGGAGACAATCTGTGCGCGGCTGGGATGTTAAGTTGATTGTGATGTAGAGCCGCTTGCCGGCTGACCGCCCTTGAGCGCATATAAGTATATTTTATAATGGTGATAAATTTTATTAATTTCTGTTAAATTTATAAAAATCGTTTTTACTCAACCTTATCAAACTATCTTGGGAAACAGAATTTAAAATTACCGTATAACCACTTAACTATTTATATTAACTTCATAGAAACTTCATAAACTTTGATACCCTTTTCCAGTATTATACATAGCAAAAAACCAGGTTTTAGAGCTATAAAACAACTTTTTGGCTTAAATCACTTAAGTATTTAAATAGCCTGAAGCCGAGTTATTATAAAGATTTTGTATAAGCGCTAGCAATTAAGAGAAAGGCTATGTAAAAATTTATGAAAGTTATCGGAATATCAATGATTGATTTTTCTGAGGACTGCATACCGCAGGCACTCTGGAAAACTTTCAATCGCTTAACGCCTCTTTGAGGACGTGGCCTGCGTGTTTAAGCATCAGGGAACTTTGAAGCTCTAAAAAAACAACCTTAAAAGCTCCAAGGAAAACGCCGGCTCCTAGTTAATGGGTTTCAGCCTTTAGCTAATTAAAAGAGCTGTGATTTTTCATGCCATTTCATTTTCATTATTGTTTGAGCACCTAAATCAACAACCATGACCCAATCCAAAGTGAATCCAGGCGTTCCCACCGGCACCCCCCCCACGCATCCCGAAATGCTCAGCCAGCCGTCAAACACAGTAGGAAAACAGTCGCAAAAACAGCTTGAGAGCGGAAAATCCCCCTATAGCAACATCCCCTTACTAGATTTGCCGGCAGATCGTCCGCGCTCAGCACTCGGCACGTTTGTAGGTGCATCTCAACATCTCGCACTTTCTCAGACACTCGCGCACAACCTCAAAGCGCTCTCGCAACAGCAAGGAAACCCCCTGTCTATTACCCTGCTGGCAGCATTTAAAGCCTTGCTCTACCGTTACACCGGCACACCAGAAATCGTCGTTGCTTCAGCCGCACCGAAACGCAAGTGGACTAAAAATGAAGGACTGATTGCATTCACCAACACATTAGTTTTACATACTCAAATTGATGGAAATGCAAGTTTTCTGGAATTAGCAGAGCGTGTGCAAACAGTCACCTTAAACGCTTACAACAAGCCAGAATTGCCCTTCGAGACACTGGCGGGTGAGCGGCAATTGCAACAACCCAATCAGACACCCCTATTTCAGGTGATGTTTGCGTTTGACAATCCTAAAATCGCGGACATACTGGATCGTACAGGACTGACGCTGCTCCCCATCAACTTCGACAGTGACGCGGCTGGGTGTGACTTAACGCTGTGCGTGAAGGACACAGAACGAGAAGTGATTGCGGAATTGAAATATAATGCCGAGCTGTTTAACCCAGACACGATTAACCGGCTCATTGGGCATTTCCAAACCTTACTCGAAGGCATTGTTGCAAATCCAGAGCAACCGATTTCACAGCTGCCACTGTTAACCCCAGCAGAAAGGCAGCAGATCCTCATCGAGTGGAATAACACACAGACAGATTACCCCCACGACACCTGTGTTCACCAGCTCTTTGAAGCCCAAGTCGAGCTTACACCCGACGCTGTAGCCGCAGTTTTTCAAGACAAACAATTAACTTACCGGCAGCTCAACACCAAAGCCAATCAGCTTGCACATTACTTGCGTTCGCTCGGTGTAGGGCCAGAAGTTTTCGTCGGGATTTGTCTGGAGC from Microcoleus sp. FACHB-68 includes:
- a CDS encoding cold shock and DUF1294 domain-containing protein; the encoded protein is MKPAFNKGQLTTWKDDRGFGFIQPADGSQEIFLHISELKDSTRRPQVGDTIFYYAIAEDGKARACNAFILGARSKQTSTSSNNKAASNSESKSPFPVLELLLLSILPLVGSLHLVWTTANPLPLIFYPAMSLLTFILYADDKSRAKRGKWRTAETTLHLCELAGGWLGGFAAQRRLHHKSRKKSYQFEFWTIVTLHYIVWLGWLFFGKLITR
- a CDS encoding 4'-phosphopantetheinyl transferase superfamily protein, with the protein product MVQNSILWCQPPADLRLSLNEVHIWLAELDLPAQQIDDLRETLSADEGDRAKRFYFERDRQRFIAGRGILRNILSRYLEIAPSQIQFCYEKRGKPALMNERVCFNLSHSQGLALYAIVLDRVVGIDLEQVRSMPDAEAIAKSFFSQREYAVLQGMPASEKQAAFLNCWTRKEAFLKAIGDGLYKPLEQIEVSFLPDEPARLLSVAGDVESASRWSILHLIPSADYVGALAIEGKDFNLSHWQWSPE